The genome window TAAAATATGATTACCTTAAATCCAAGTGAGAAATTGATCAAAGTCATCCGTCGGCACACTCTGGCTTTTTTGATTGAATCCTTCATTTTATTTGTGGCGGCCATCGCTCCGATTATTTTTTATAAAATAGACACCCTCCTTTTTGGCGGGCTTTATTTTGGATTTGCGGGGACCAGTTTTTTGGCAGCGTTGGGGTACTATGGTCTTTGGCTGGTGATCCTTTCTATCCTAGGAGCTGTTGCGGTTTCGGACCACTACTTAGACATTTGGATTTTGACCGACAAAAGAATTATCGATGTCCGGCAGACGGCTATTTTTTCCAGAGAAATTCATAGCCTCAAACTTTCGGATATTGTGGAGGCGAGCCTAATAGAACAAAATTCTTTTCAAAAAAAGCACAACTACGGTACTATAGTAGTAAAGAGTAAAGATAGCCGGCATATTTTAGTTGAGGAAGTGCCCAGCCCAGAAAAAGTGAGAGTAATGATCCATTCATGATAGCCTGATTTTTTAGAAGCTTAACAGAACATCTTAACAATGAAAAAAGACAAAAATTTTATCGTGGATTTTATTTTAAAAAACCCTTGGATTTCTGGACTAATAGCTGTAGTGGTAGTCGGTGGCGGCGCTTTTGCCTTTGTGAGAAATGGGTCCAATCAGGACGGACAGACTTTTGTGGTTTCTCCTACAGAATTTATTCAGGTAGTTTCGATTAGTGGAAAGGTAGTGCCAGCTGAAACAGTTGACTTAGCCTTTGAGACTGCCGGTAAAATCGCTGGAGTAAACGTCTCGGTAGGGGACAAAGTCAGTCAGGGATCCACTCTCGCTTTTCTTTCAAATGGGCAGCTCAAGGCTTCCCTTGAGGAAGAGCAGGCTAGATTGGCTCAGATAGAACAGGGCAGTCGGCCAGAAGATGTCGCCGTCACTCAATCAAGTGTTGATGCAGCCTCCTCATCTCTCGTCGATGCCAAACAAATTCTCATCTCAGCCATCAAAGATGCTTACGCCAAATCAGATGATGCGGTAGAAAATAAAACTGACCAGTACTACAACAATCCAAAAAGTGTTTTACCAGAAATTTTTGCTTTTGATAACTATCCTTTACGCCTGTCTTTAAACGATCAAAGGTTGAAGATCGGAAAATTACTTTCTGATTGGAACACAGCTTTGGCTACGCTCACTCCTGAAACCTATACGCCGACTGTCCTTGCTCAGACCCAAAACAATCTTGCCATTATAAGCTCATTTTTAAATGACGCCACTGTGGCGGTGTCTACATTTAAAGCGGATACGGCTCTCACTCAATCATCTATCGACAAATACCGCGCGGACACATCTACTGCTCGGGCCAATGTCAGTACCGCCACAGCGGCTCTCAACAGCGCATCTCAAAGCTATACCGCAGCTTCTTCAAGTCTAGATACAGCTCAAAGTCAGCTGACTCTTAAAAAAGCGGGGGCAACAACGGCTGATATTGATATCCAGTCGGCAGCCGTTGATCGAGCAGCTGCCGCCTTGGCGCAAAGCATCATCACGGCTCCTTTTGCAGGTACAATCACTAGGGTAGACGCTAAGACCGGTGAAATAGCTTCGCCGAATACTCCAGTGATAGGGCTTATTAGCTCATCTCAATATGAAATAGAGAGTTATATTCCTGAAGCGGATATTGCTAAGGTAAAGGTCGGACAGTCGGCAAGTATTACCCTAGACGCCTACGGTCCAAATGTGATTTTTAATGCCAAAGTCACAGCCGTTGATCCAGCGGAGACCATCAAAGACGGTGTCTCGACTTATAAAACCACTTTTCAGTTTTTGGCTTCGGACAACCGCATCCGATCAGGTATGACAGCTTCCATCAGTATTCAAGTGGATGACCGAACAGGTATCTTGGTTGTTCCTCAGAGCGCCCTATTTATAAAAAATGATCAAAAGATGGTCACGGTCAAAAATGGCAAGAATACTGAAAACAGAGTGATTGTGACTGGAGCGCTTGACGCAAAAGGGAATGCCGAAGTCATTTCCGGGCTCTCAGCCGGAGAAACCATTTTGTTGAATCCAAAAAATTAATATCATGTCACTTATTCCCATCCGCGTCGGATTTTTTCTGGCAGTGAGACAGATCAAGCATGCAAGCTTGTGGACTACGGTCCTGATTATTTTTGTCATGACCCTGACTTTTCTCAATCTCGTCGTGGTCAACGGAGTGCTGGTCGGCTTGATTCAAAGCTCGGTCGAAGCTGAGCGGGCAAAATACACAGGCGATATTATCATTTCAAATCTCAACCAAAAACCATACATTGAGCGCACCACTTCTATTTTGAGCGTGGTGCAGGCTCTTCCAGGTCTTTTGAATTATTCCGGCCGATATCTGGCCAGTGGGGTCATCGAGGCTGGCTATAAAACTAAAGTCCGCCCAGAGGATATCACTGAAAGCGCGGGTGGAGTGATTGCGGGCATTGATCCTGTTAAAGAGGACGCGGTCACCGGCTTGTCACATTATATGGTTGAGGGTTCGTATCTTTTACCTACAGACTATGATCAGATTTTGATTGGGGCCAACCTGCTTTACAAATATACGCCCATTGATACCCCAGGCCTAAAAAATCTCAAGACGGCTGGACTTGGATCAAAAGTGCGACTAGTGATTGGTTCGACTACGCGCGAAGTGACTATCAAAGGCATTGTCAAAAGTAAAGTCGGAGAGCTCGATCAACGTATTTTTATGGTAGACACTCAGCTTCGCGATATTATTGGCCGGACGGATTTAAACATGAATGAGATAGCCATCAAACTTCTCCCCGGGGCGGATGTGCTTCGGGCCAAACAAGTACTTTTAGATAATGGCTTTGATCAGGTGGCCAAGATCCAGACTTTTGAGGAGGCCCAGCCAAAGTTTTTGAAAGATATTTCGGACACATTTGCCATTCTTGGAAACCTGATCGGCAGTATCGGTTTGGCGGTGGCTTCTATTACTATCTTCATTGTGATTTTTGTAAATGCCATCACTCGCCGCAAATTTATTGGTATTCTCAAGGGAATCGGGGTTGATTCTCGGGCCATTGAATATTCATATATTTTCCAATCTATTTTTTATGCGATGGCAGGGACAGGGATTGGCTGGCTGGTGCTTTACGGATTTTTGGTCCCATATATAGTCG of Candidatus Paceibacterota bacterium contains these proteins:
- a CDS encoding PH domain-containing protein, with amino-acid sequence MITLNPSEKLIKVIRRHTLAFLIESFILFVAAIAPIIFYKIDTLLFGGLYFGFAGTSFLAALGYYGLWLVILSILGAVAVSDHYLDIWILTDKRIIDVRQTAIFSREIHSLKLSDIVEASLIEQNSFQKKHNYGTIVVKSKDSRHILVEEVPSPEKVRVMIHS
- a CDS encoding efflux RND transporter periplasmic adaptor subunit, yielding MKKDKNFIVDFILKNPWISGLIAVVVVGGGAFAFVRNGSNQDGQTFVVSPTEFIQVVSISGKVVPAETVDLAFETAGKIAGVNVSVGDKVSQGSTLAFLSNGQLKASLEEEQARLAQIEQGSRPEDVAVTQSSVDAASSSLVDAKQILISAIKDAYAKSDDAVENKTDQYYNNPKSVLPEIFAFDNYPLRLSLNDQRLKIGKLLSDWNTALATLTPETYTPTVLAQTQNNLAIISSFLNDATVAVSTFKADTALTQSSIDKYRADTSTARANVSTATAALNSASQSYTAASSSLDTAQSQLTLKKAGATTADIDIQSAAVDRAAAALAQSIITAPFAGTITRVDAKTGEIASPNTPVIGLISSSQYEIESYIPEADIAKVKVGQSASITLDAYGPNVIFNAKVTAVDPAETIKDGVSTYKTTFQFLASDNRIRSGMTASISIQVDDRTGILVVPQSALFIKNDQKMVTVKNGKNTENRVIVTGALDAKGNAEVISGLSAGETILLNPKN